In the Persephonella hydrogeniphila genome, one interval contains:
- a CDS encoding DsbC family protein, with protein MKRIILGLFLSLVFGMSVYAQSDVCAKKVSVQQVKDALEPVLGGAKVIKVSPSPVKGLYEVIVEARGRQIPVYIDCSERYLITGEIIDLKEKKSITRERARELAKKVVEEKMKKLEKVLGKEKIEKLKKALGERFADIKIVDLKKIPKENLILFGNPAAKMTVYVVTDPECPFCAKFDTEMMKVLEKRKDVKFELILFPLPFHKHAQKIVQRIVCEESVKKKKEILEKSFKAVRERDEKKLAQLGKECEKGKKVIQEHFKFGSEAGIGGTPAIIFPYGIMVSGWMTADQINKVLDALK; from the coding sequence ATGAAAAGAATCATTTTAGGGCTGTTTTTATCTTTGGTTTTCGGTATGAGTGTGTACGCACAGAGTGATGTATGTGCAAAAAAGGTAAGCGTTCAGCAGGTTAAGGATGCTCTTGAACCAGTATTGGGAGGGGCGAAGGTCATAAAAGTATCTCCATCTCCTGTAAAAGGTCTATACGAGGTTATTGTTGAAGCAAGGGGAAGACAGATTCCGGTGTATATTGATTGTTCAGAAAGATATCTGATAACAGGGGAGATAATAGACCTTAAAGAGAAAAAGAGCATAACAAGAGAAAGAGCCAGAGAGCTTGCGAAAAAAGTTGTTGAAGAAAAAATGAAAAAATTAGAGAAGGTTCTTGGAAAAGAAAAGATAGAAAAACTGAAAAAAGCTCTTGGAGAGAGATTTGCAGATATAAAAATAGTTGATCTGAAAAAGATACCTAAAGAAAATCTGATACTTTTTGGAAATCCTGCAGCTAAAATGACAGTTTATGTTGTTACAGATCCTGAATGTCCTTTCTGTGCAAAGTTTGATACTGAAATGATGAAGGTACTGGAAAAAAGAAAAGATGTGAAGTTTGAGCTTATACTTTTCCCTCTTCCTTTCCACAAACACGCACAGAAGATTGTTCAGCGTATAGTGTGTGAAGAATCTGTCAAAAAGAAAAAAGAAATCCTTGAGAAAAGTTTTAAAGCTGTAAGGGAAAGAGATGAGAAAAAGCTTGCACAGCTGGGGAAAGAGTGTGAAAAGGGCAAAAAAGTGATACAGGAGCATTTTAAATTTGGTAGTGAGGCAGGTATTGGGGGAACACCTGCTATTATCTTCCCTTATGGTATTATGGTCTCTGGATGGATGACAGCAGATCAGATAAATAAAGTGTTAGATGCATTAAAATGA
- a CDS encoding NAD(+)/NADH kinase, whose translation MKILPFYKKINIFTKASEEAREFSRRLKNWLNSYAIESEIFENLAELEHEENMKNSDLLIVVGGDGSLLIATRRVARYQLPVLGINLGRLGFLTEINADEAFEKLEDILSKPLCISRRMMLRASLIRDGKKILEADVLNDVVVNKAILARIVDVAVYQGNTYITTYNGDGIIIATPNGSTAYALSAGGPIVYPMMEIFLVVPICPHTLTDRPLILPPFEPITIELVAEEKDAWLTLDGQEGTQLKYGDKIVVKQSPHYAYLVRTPNKNYFDILREKLDWK comes from the coding sequence ATGAAGATACTGCCTTTTTATAAGAAGATAAATATTTTTACAAAGGCAAGTGAAGAAGCAAGAGAGTTTTCAAGAAGGTTAAAAAACTGGTTAAACAGTTATGCCATAGAGTCTGAGATATTTGAGAATCTTGCAGAGCTTGAACATGAAGAAAATATGAAAAATTCTGACCTTCTTATTGTTGTGGGAGGGGATGGGTCTCTACTTATAGCGACAAGAAGAGTTGCAAGATACCAGTTACCTGTATTAGGTATAAATTTAGGGCGACTGGGATTTCTGACAGAAATAAATGCTGACGAAGCTTTTGAAAAACTTGAGGACATACTGTCTAAACCTCTGTGTATATCCAGAAGAATGATGCTTAGAGCTTCCCTTATAAGAGATGGAAAGAAAATATTAGAAGCAGATGTCCTTAATGACGTTGTTGTAAACAAAGCTATACTTGCCAGAATAGTTGATGTAGCAGTTTATCAGGGAAATACATACATAACTACTTATAACGGAGACGGAATAATAATCGCAACACCAAACGGTTCAACAGCATACGCTCTATCTGCAGGGGGACCTATTGTCTATCCTATGATGGAGATATTCCTTGTTGTCCCAATATGCCCCCACACATTAACAGACAGACCGTTAATTCTTCCTCCTTTTGAGCCTATTACAATAGAACTTGTTGCAGAGGAAAAAGATGCGTGGCTAACACTTGACGGTCAGGAAGGTACACAGCTTAAATACGGTGATAAAATCGTTGTAAAACAGTCTCCCCATTATGCATATCTTGTAAGAACGCCCAATAAAAACTACTTTGATATTCTCAGAGAAAAATTAGACTGGAAGTGA
- the glyA gene encoding serine hydroxymethyltransferase has translation MLEHVKSVDPEIFKALSLEFKRQTEHLEMIASENYTSYAVMETQGSVLTNKYAEGLPHKRYYGGCEYVDIAEDLAIKRVKEIFNAEHANVQPHSGSQANQAVFFSQLKPGDTILGMSLAHGGHLTHGAKVNLSGIVFNSVQYGVNPETELIDYDEVYRLAKEHKPKMIIAGASAYSRVIHWDKFREIADEVGALLMVDMAHYAGLIAGGAYPSPVPYADFVTSTTHKTLRGPRGGFILSKEQYAKDIDKWVFPRLQGGPLMHVIAAKAVAFKEAMSPQFRQYAIQTVKNAQVLAEELKAEGLRIVSGGTDSHIVLVDLRPLGVKGNQAEEALGKANITVNKNAIPFDPEKPMVTSGIRLGTAALTTRGMKEEDMRRIAKNIVKVLKNIDNEKVIQEVKEDVLSLCSSYPLYPEWTKDYLG, from the coding sequence TTGTTAGAACATGTAAAATCAGTAGATCCGGAAATATTCAAAGCGTTATCCCTTGAATTCAAAAGACAGACTGAACACCTTGAGATGATAGCATCAGAAAACTACACATCTTATGCAGTCATGGAAACACAAGGTTCTGTTTTGACAAATAAGTACGCAGAGGGCTTACCCCATAAAAGATACTATGGTGGCTGTGAGTATGTTGATATCGCCGAAGATCTTGCTATAAAAAGGGTAAAAGAGATTTTTAACGCCGAGCACGCAAATGTACAGCCCCACTCAGGCTCTCAAGCGAATCAGGCTGTTTTCTTTTCACAACTAAAACCCGGAGATACAATTCTTGGAATGAGTCTTGCCCATGGCGGACACCTGACCCATGGTGCAAAGGTAAACTTATCTGGAATTGTTTTTAACTCCGTCCAGTACGGTGTAAATCCTGAAACAGAGCTTATAGATTATGATGAAGTTTATAGACTTGCGAAAGAACATAAACCAAAAATGATAATTGCAGGGGCGTCGGCATATTCAAGGGTTATCCACTGGGATAAATTCAGAGAGATAGCAGATGAAGTAGGAGCCCTCCTTATGGTAGATATGGCTCATTATGCAGGTCTGATAGCTGGAGGGGCATACCCTTCACCTGTACCATATGCAGACTTTGTCACATCTACTACCCATAAAACATTAAGAGGTCCACGGGGAGGATTTATCCTTTCCAAAGAGCAGTACGCAAAGGATATAGATAAATGGGTATTCCCGAGATTGCAGGGAGGACCACTTATGCACGTAATCGCAGCAAAAGCTGTGGCATTTAAAGAAGCAATGTCTCCACAGTTCAGACAGTATGCTATCCAGACTGTGAAAAATGCACAGGTTCTTGCTGAAGAACTAAAAGCTGAAGGTTTGAGAATAGTATCTGGAGGAACAGATTCTCACATAGTTCTTGTTGATTTAAGACCCCTTGGAGTCAAGGGAAATCAGGCAGAAGAAGCCCTTGGGAAAGCCAATATAACTGTTAACAAAAATGCGATACCATTTGATCCAGAAAAACCTATGGTAACTTCAGGAATAAGACTGGGAACAGCTGCCCTTACCACAAGGGGAATGAAAGAGGAAGACATGAGAAGAATAGCAAAGAATATCGTAAAAGTTCTGAAAAATATAGATAATGAAAAGGTTATTCAGGAAGTAAAAGAGGATGTGTTATCCCTGTGTTCTTCTTATCCTCTTTATCCTGAATGGACTAAAGATTACTTAGGTTGA
- the recG gene encoding ATP-dependent DNA helicase RecG, with protein MKNLKQAKKILKTVKNYDDKLLSRTTGLSETLSQLLKDYLPEGLLDDIKEIDKLTVQKKRALIDYISKAVEQIKLEEEEKKEKTVNLLPLEKFFSIQIKDLKLLKPIEKRAFKKVGIQNLYDALFFFPKRYDDRRFKSLSKIKDGETGLFRLEVLDIKKINRGKLKVQVFLKQGDKKLNAFFVHDKPFLFSYFRKGKEVILYGKVSVYGKDISIIQPEIYNQFDPVIMDRIVPVYSLRGDSTVKITSQTINHLRRGIFKILKEYLPLFPEYMPENIRKKYKLPGITEALKKVHFPDISENIKDLNNLQTRPQTRVIFDELFILELAYAYRKNLLKENPAEAIKTDNNFTEKFESILPFKLTEDQKKAIKDILNDISKPSPMNRMVQGDVGSGKTVVAIAASLAVAQSGNQVAVMAPTEILAQQHYRNFKNILGETVEIYLLTGSTPNKEKKKIYRKMETGEAKIVIGTHALIQDEVKFKNLALVIVDEQHRFGVEQRKALIEKSGKVPHVLVMTATPIPRTLALTYFGDLDVSVIKQLPSGRKKVETMIYYEDEREVMNSFIRKELEKGRQVFVVYPLIEDSEKIDLKSAEEGFKKWKEAFPDRKVILLHGRMSQEEKDRIMEDFRNKKADILVSTTVIEVGVDIPNASVMVIEDAYRFGLSQIHQLRGRVGRGKYKGYCFLVVPEEFKYRSDSPEIEKKREKALQRLKILVSTTDGFKIAEEDFKLRGSGDIIGTAQSGKFYFGLADPTRERDSKILEYAKKEAEKLIEEDPHLEKNPLLKELVYRKYGDRFNLVNIA; from the coding sequence ATGAAAAATCTAAAACAAGCTAAAAAGATTCTAAAAACGGTAAAAAACTACGATGATAAGCTGCTTTCCCGCACAACAGGTCTGTCTGAAACCCTGTCTCAGTTATTAAAAGATTACCTCCCAGAAGGGCTTTTGGATGATATCAAAGAGATAGACAAACTTACTGTCCAGAAAAAGAGAGCTTTGATTGATTATATCTCAAAGGCTGTAGAACAGATAAAATTAGAAGAAGAGGAAAAAAAAGAAAAAACGGTAAACCTTCTCCCCCTTGAAAAGTTCTTCAGTATCCAGATAAAAGATTTAAAGCTCCTTAAACCCATAGAGAAAAGAGCATTTAAAAAAGTAGGTATTCAAAACCTGTACGATGCTCTCTTTTTTTTCCCAAAAAGATACGACGACAGAAGATTTAAATCTTTATCTAAGATAAAAGATGGAGAAACAGGGCTCTTTAGGTTAGAAGTGTTAGATATAAAAAAGATAAACAGAGGGAAACTGAAGGTTCAGGTTTTTCTGAAACAGGGAGATAAAAAACTAAACGCATTCTTTGTACATGACAAACCCTTTTTGTTCAGTTACTTCAGAAAAGGTAAAGAAGTGATTCTTTACGGAAAAGTCTCAGTCTATGGAAAAGATATATCCATTATCCAGCCAGAGATTTACAATCAGTTTGACCCTGTAATAATGGACAGAATTGTTCCGGTATACTCGCTAAGGGGAGATTCTACAGTAAAAATCACTTCTCAGACAATAAATCATCTCAGGAGAGGAATTTTCAAAATATTAAAAGAATATCTACCTCTTTTTCCAGAGTATATGCCGGAAAACATAAGAAAAAAGTACAAACTTCCTGGGATAACCGAAGCTCTAAAAAAGGTACACTTTCCAGATATATCTGAAAATATAAAAGATCTAAATAATCTCCAGACACGACCTCAGACAAGAGTTATATTTGACGAACTTTTTATACTTGAGCTTGCTTACGCATACAGAAAGAATCTCCTGAAGGAAAATCCTGCTGAAGCTATAAAAACAGATAATAACTTTACAGAAAAATTCGAAAGTATCCTTCCTTTTAAACTGACAGAAGACCAGAAAAAAGCCATAAAAGATATTCTCAACGATATATCAAAGCCATCTCCTATGAACAGGATGGTTCAGGGAGATGTAGGAAGCGGAAAAACTGTAGTTGCGATTGCCGCGTCCCTTGCAGTAGCACAATCAGGTAATCAGGTTGCCGTTATGGCTCCTACAGAGATACTGGCACAACAGCATTACAGAAATTTTAAAAATATCTTAGGAGAAACAGTAGAGATTTATCTGCTCACAGGAAGTACACCAAATAAAGAGAAAAAAAAGATATACAGAAAAATGGAAACAGGAGAAGCGAAGATAGTCATCGGGACACATGCTCTTATTCAGGATGAAGTAAAATTTAAAAATCTTGCCCTTGTTATAGTAGATGAACAGCACAGATTCGGTGTAGAGCAGAGAAAAGCCCTGATTGAAAAATCGGGAAAAGTTCCCCATGTTCTTGTAATGACAGCTACCCCCATACCAAGAACATTAGCTTTGACATACTTTGGAGATCTTGATGTTTCTGTTATAAAGCAGCTACCGTCAGGAAGGAAAAAGGTTGAAACAATGATCTATTATGAAGATGAAAGGGAAGTAATGAACTCTTTTATAAGAAAAGAGTTGGAGAAAGGCAGACAGGTGTTTGTTGTTTATCCTTTGATTGAGGATTCTGAGAAAATAGATCTAAAATCAGCTGAAGAAGGCTTCAAAAAATGGAAAGAAGCCTTTCCTGATAGAAAAGTGATACTGCTTCACGGCAGGATGAGTCAGGAAGAAAAAGACAGGATAATGGAGGATTTCAGGAACAAAAAGGCTGATATTCTTGTTTCTACCACAGTTATAGAAGTTGGAGTAGATATTCCAAATGCTTCTGTCATGGTTATCGAGGATGCCTACAGATTTGGTCTTTCCCAGATACATCAGCTAAGGGGAAGGGTAGGAAGAGGCAAATACAAAGGATACTGTTTCCTTGTAGTACCTGAAGAGTTCAAATACAGATCAGACAGCCCAGAGATAGAGAAAAAAAGAGAAAAAGCCCTTCAAAGACTAAAAATCCTCGTAAGTACAACTGATGGATTTAAGATAGCAGAGGAGGATTTTAAACTGAGGGGAAGTGGAGATATTATAGGAACAGCCCAGTCAGGTAAATTTTACTTTGGGCTTGCAGATCCTACAAGAGAAAGGGACAGTAAAATCCTCGAATATGCAAAAAAGGAAGCTGAAAAGTTAATAGAAGAGGATCCTCATCTTGAGAAGAATCCTCTTCTTAAAGAGTTAGTTTATAGAAAATATGGAGACAGGTTTAATCTAGTAAATATTGCTTGA
- a CDS encoding DUF86 domain-containing protein produces MLDLQFLNDKASKLVLFLKKVDKILKNGREAFITTPIYPDRTQYYLISAYNELEEISCHLLKEITGEKHKGNCVQKIVKEQIFSEKLNRILTDYSNYISKIMEDNFSYSPEELYAIAKEIVKTLLEIFIKELAVVVKEIRSREPKLAIPVNIKKIQDHGKAIKSSVRKMSNFLNFPEEEFINTPLFIDRARYFSVVAVDSSLWICRHIMRKMKKKPDKNCFLKLSEESIISEETGKKLQEFSSLRDTLADPTKEIDPKKLYRMLKEITPVFLKFLSEISKALFKKTVQ; encoded by the coding sequence ATGCTTGATTTACAGTTTTTGAATGATAAAGCCTCAAAACTTGTACTTTTTTTAAAAAAAGTAGATAAGATCCTGAAAAATGGCAGAGAGGCTTTTATAACAACTCCTATATATCCTGATAGAACCCAGTACTATCTGATATCTGCCTATAATGAGCTTGAAGAGATATCCTGCCATCTTCTAAAAGAGATCACCGGAGAAAAACACAAAGGAAATTGCGTCCAAAAAATAGTAAAAGAACAGATCTTTTCAGAAAAACTAAACAGGATACTCACAGATTACTCCAACTATATATCAAAAATAATGGAAGACAACTTTAGTTACTCTCCTGAAGAACTGTACGCTATTGCTAAGGAGATCGTTAAAACATTACTTGAGATTTTTATAAAAGAACTTGCTGTAGTTGTCAAAGAGATCAGATCCCGTGAACCTAAACTTGCTATTCCAGTAAATATCAAAAAAATACAGGATCACGGAAAGGCTATAAAATCTTCTGTAAGAAAGATGTCAAACTTTTTGAACTTTCCGGAAGAAGAGTTCATCAACACACCTTTATTTATAGATAGAGCAAGATACTTCTCTGTAGTGGCAGTAGACAGCAGTTTGTGGATCTGCAGACATATAATGAGAAAAATGAAGAAAAAACCTGATAAAAATTGCTTTCTGAAGCTTTCAGAGGAAAGTATAATATCTGAAGAAACAGGAAAAAAGCTTCAGGAGTTTTCATCTCTAAGAGATACACTTGCAGATCCTACAAAAGAGATTGATCCGAAAAAACTGTACAGAATGCTAAAGGAGATAACACCTGTTTTTCTAAAGTTTTTATCCGAGATATCAAAAGCTCTATTTAAGAAAACTGTGCAGTGA
- a CDS encoding DUF1858 domain-containing protein, with translation MKTINLKTTIQQVLRKYPFTQKFFNSKNMYCNICACKKHETIFQAAINYGHDPEQFLQELKEFIAKNEKSKTS, from the coding sequence ATGAAAACGATTAATCTAAAGACTACCATACAACAAGTTTTGAGAAAATACCCATTTACCCAGAAATTTTTTAACAGCAAAAATATGTACTGTAATATATGTGCCTGTAAGAAACATGAGACAATTTTTCAGGCTGCCATAAATTATGGACATGACCCTGAACAGTTCCTGCAGGAACTGAAAGAGTTCATAGCTAAAAATGAAAAATCTAAAACAAGCTAA
- the ispF gene encoding 2-C-methyl-D-erythritol 2,4-cyclodiphosphate synthase: MFRVGIGFDIHRLEKGKKLVIGGVEIPSEYGFKAHSDGDIFFHALTDALLGAVGYGDIGQLFPDTERKWENTPSRVFLEEANRIINEKGYSVLNIDGFIVIQRPKILPYREKIIQNTAEILNIEPERVFIKGKTYEKIGEVGEGKAAFAEVVVLLKKEVKNEND; encoded by the coding sequence ATGTTCCGGGTAGGTATAGGATTTGATATCCACAGATTAGAAAAAGGAAAAAAATTAGTGATAGGCGGTGTTGAGATCCCTTCAGAATATGGTTTCAAAGCCCATTCTGACGGTGATATCTTTTTCCACGCCCTGACAGATGCTTTGCTGGGAGCCGTAGGATACGGTGATATAGGACAGCTGTTTCCTGATACAGAAAGAAAATGGGAAAACACCCCAAGCAGAGTATTCCTTGAGGAAGCCAACAGAATAATAAATGAAAAGGGATACTCAGTTCTGAACATAGACGGTTTTATAGTGATACAAAGACCTAAAATACTCCCTTACAGAGAAAAAATCATACAAAACACAGCAGAAATACTTAATATAGAACCAGAGAGGGTATTTATAAAAGGAAAAACCTACGAAAAAATAGGAGAAGTCGGTGAAGGAAAAGCAGCATTTGCTGAAGTGGTTGTTCTATTAAAGAAGGAGGTAAAAAATGAAAACGATTAA
- a CDS encoding ABC transporter ATP-binding protein, producing the protein MIEKKKDGSTVLSVKDLRVSFNIENQTVEALKGISFDIYRKEIVALVGESGSGKSVTCYSILKLLPVYASVSGQITLWHPEKIENLLSLPEQSIRKIRGRHISMIFQEPSAVLDPLMRVGDQIVETVMAHRKVSYSEAKKIAMEAMEKARIPEVERRFYQYPHELSGGLKQRVVIASGIVNNPIILLADEPTTALDVTVSAQILKLFKSLRDNTDVSILLITHDLGVVAEIADRVLVIYRGEIVEEGDVFSIFDSPEHPYTKKLLSSRPVLKDVI; encoded by the coding sequence ATGATAGAAAAAAAGAAGGACGGCTCCACCGTCCTTTCTGTAAAAGATCTTAGGGTTTCTTTTAATATTGAAAACCAGACAGTTGAAGCCCTTAAAGGTATATCCTTTGATATTTATAGAAAGGAGATAGTCGCCCTTGTTGGAGAGTCTGGTTCAGGAAAGAGTGTTACCTGTTATTCTATCTTGAAACTTCTGCCGGTGTATGCATCTGTCTCAGGACAGATAACCCTGTGGCATCCTGAAAAGATTGAAAATCTCCTCTCTTTACCGGAGCAGAGCATAAGAAAAATTAGAGGCAGACATATATCCATGATCTTTCAGGAACCCTCAGCTGTACTTGATCCGTTAATGAGGGTTGGAGACCAGATTGTTGAGACAGTTATGGCACACAGGAAGGTTTCGTACAGTGAAGCAAAAAAAATAGCCATGGAAGCGATGGAAAAGGCGAGAATACCTGAAGTAGAAAGGAGATTTTACCAGTATCCCCACGAGCTTTCAGGTGGTTTGAAACAGAGAGTTGTGATAGCTTCAGGTATAGTAAACAATCCTATTATTTTACTTGCAGATGAACCTACTACAGCATTAGATGTTACAGTTTCTGCTCAGATACTGAAGCTATTCAAAAGTCTTAGGGATAATACAGATGTTAGTATTTTACTTATAACACATGATCTTGGAGTAGTTGCTGAGATCGCAGATAGAGTTCTTGTTATATACAGAGGGGAAATTGTAGAGGAAGGCGATGTGTTTTCCATTTTTGACAGCCCTGAGCACCCCTATACAAAAAAATTGCTGTCTTCAAGACCAGTTCTTAAGGATGTTATCTGA
- a CDS encoding EAL domain-containing protein: MAAKKTVLSIAIDRELLSKLKELSKEKSYSVSKLISKLLEEVLYLEENVFKDEIYKNIDWLSEEWKDKLQVLFTKVLDTTPDPIWIKDLNLRIIYVNQAFANLFGLKKEDLIGKSDIEVLPADVAKECIFSDMKALESKKSSHSVEKIKAADGREIIFDVIKTPIYDKTGKIIAILGISRDITEFVRVQEELEKKNKELEEAYKKLQEIYEYDIVTGLVKKRRFLQIVREALNQMEKGQEYTLINIEVANLMYANEMYGYEFGSKVLREFSKKLKDKLEEMGFDFVLSKIGGNKFGLFVKDDIVNRHILRKFLNFVKSIRIPTPDEESFFVPKIIFAVRKISKEDTKDLEKILLQMEDLLMHLKEGGKRNFVILRNQPVMYTKYIELEKKIKKSLEEGKLNLQLKPIKDLQELSVHGHQVVCSFDEIDEKDICYLMENASIDNVLRKIDQKLFDIIKRKVYPNTDKTIFVRLRQTTLDRVLNLPEDKITKDIMYIKDRTVFMVTENTFNNSYSNILELKNNYNLKFCLDNFGVGNTSIKMLTRMIEHDMFQYIKINSSFIKTSIYSAKRKRILKGVLAISNEFGIKTIASGVDSEEVFDFVKDIGFEFAEGSYIGESLDVENLKQYLLD; the protein is encoded by the coding sequence ATGGCTGCAAAGAAGACGGTTTTAAGTATAGCGATTGATAGAGAGCTACTGTCAAAGTTGAAAGAGCTCTCTAAGGAAAAGAGCTATTCTGTTTCTAAACTTATAAGCAAGCTTCTTGAAGAAGTTCTTTATCTTGAGGAAAATGTTTTTAAAGATGAGATTTACAAGAATATCGACTGGCTGAGTGAGGAGTGGAAGGATAAATTACAGGTGTTGTTCACAAAGGTTCTGGATACAACCCCAGACCCTATCTGGATAAAAGATCTGAATCTGAGGATAATTTATGTAAATCAGGCTTTTGCCAATTTATTTGGGCTTAAGAAAGAAGACCTTATAGGGAAAAGCGATATTGAAGTTCTTCCTGCTGATGTGGCAAAGGAGTGTATCTTTTCTGATATGAAAGCTTTAGAGAGTAAAAAATCTTCCCACTCTGTAGAAAAGATAAAGGCGGCAGATGGGAGAGAGATCATATTTGATGTGATAAAGACACCGATCTATGATAAAACCGGAAAAATTATAGCTATTTTAGGAATATCCAGAGATATAACAGAGTTTGTTAGAGTTCAGGAAGAGCTTGAGAAGAAAAACAAGGAGCTTGAGGAGGCTTACAAGAAACTTCAGGAGATTTACGAGTACGATATTGTTACAGGTCTGGTTAAGAAGAGAAGATTCTTACAGATTGTAAGAGAAGCATTAAATCAGATGGAAAAAGGACAGGAGTACACCCTGATAAATATAGAAGTTGCCAATCTTATGTATGCTAACGAGATGTACGGATATGAGTTTGGAAGTAAAGTTCTAAGAGAGTTTTCTAAGAAACTTAAAGACAAATTGGAAGAGATGGGATTTGATTTTGTTCTGAGTAAGATAGGAGGTAATAAATTTGGTCTGTTTGTAAAAGATGATATAGTAAACAGACATATCCTCAGAAAATTCCTTAACTTTGTAAAATCTATAAGAATACCTACACCTGATGAGGAGAGCTTCTTCGTTCCAAAAATAATTTTTGCAGTTAGAAAAATATCAAAGGAAGATACAAAAGACCTCGAAAAGATTCTACTTCAGATGGAAGATCTCCTTATGCATCTTAAAGAGGGCGGAAAGAGAAATTTTGTAATTCTGAGAAATCAGCCTGTTATGTACACAAAGTACATAGAGCTTGAGAAAAAAATAAAGAAAAGTCTTGAGGAAGGAAAGCTCAATCTTCAGTTAAAACCAATAAAAGATCTTCAGGAACTGTCTGTCCATGGTCATCAGGTGGTTTGTAGTTTTGATGAGATAGATGAAAAAGATATATGTTATCTTATGGAGAATGCTTCAATAGATAACGTACTCAGAAAAATAGATCAGAAACTGTTTGATATAATCAAGAGAAAAGTTTATCCAAACACAGATAAGACAATTTTTGTAAGACTGAGGCAGACTACTTTAGACAGGGTGCTCAATCTTCCTGAAGATAAAATAACAAAGGATATTATGTATATAAAAGACAGAACTGTTTTTATGGTTACGGAGAATACATTTAATAACAGTTATAGCAATATATTAGAGCTGAAAAACAACTATAACCTAAAGTTTTGTTTAGACAATTTTGGGGTAGGAAACACATCTATAAAAATGCTTACAAGAATGATAGAACATGACATGTTCCAGTACATAAAAATAAACAGTTCCTTTATTAAAACTTCTATTTACTCTGCAAAGAGGAAAAGAATTCTCAAAGGAGTTCTGGCAATAAGTAATGAGTTTGGGATAAAAACAATCGCCTCTGGGGTAGATTCTGAAGAAGTGTTTGATTTTGTTAAAGATATTGGGTTTGAGTTTGCAGAAGGATCGTATATAGGAGAGAGTCTAGACGTGGAAAATCTCAAGCAATATTTACTAGATTAA
- the rpiB gene encoding ribose 5-phosphate isomerase B → MKVAVGSDHAGFEYKEIVKNHLQEKGYQIIDKGTYSKESVDYPVFGEAVGKAVASGEADFGIVICGTGIGISISANKVPGVRAALCTNEYMARMARKHNNANVLAFGARVLGIDVALGIVDQFFSSEFEGGRHERRVNLISEIEKDLCG, encoded by the coding sequence ATGAAAGTAGCAGTAGGAAGCGATCACGCAGGATTCGAATACAAGGAGATAGTAAAAAATCACCTTCAAGAAAAAGGATACCAGATAATAGACAAAGGAACCTACTCAAAGGAAAGTGTAGATTACCCAGTTTTCGGTGAAGCCGTAGGAAAAGCTGTAGCCTCTGGAGAAGCCGATTTTGGTATCGTTATATGTGGAACTGGAATAGGCATATCTATATCTGCAAATAAAGTTCCTGGAGTAAGGGCAGCGCTCTGTACAAATGAATATATGGCAAGGATGGCAAGAAAACACAACAACGCAAATGTCCTCGCTTTTGGAGCAAGAGTTTTAGGAATTGATGTTGCTCTGGGTATTGTCGACCAGTTTTTTTCATCGGAATTTGAAGGAGGTAGACACGAAAGAAGAGTTAACCTTATATCTGAGATAGAAAAAGACCTTTGCGGTTAA